One region of Etheostoma cragini isolate CJK2018 chromosome 16, CSU_Ecrag_1.0, whole genome shotgun sequence genomic DNA includes:
- the aff1 gene encoding AF4/FMR2 family member 4 isoform X4 — protein sequence MTTNFGCCERRTMASQPSTYNEKRNRLRLQAWEQRNQETSQTKGLHHDHVPLFREPYKTNKGDELSNRIQRMLGSYEDVNNPYPFAIDPLPIPTVVTFSQSDQGQPNTNKPTKPPFHNQVHYRSTQSQKSPSSNVYSSQPMGTFTTSSPNHHGLTSDFSNVSLNHSQLSFSAHQQKSEAHSDLIERGSLPQEMSSQSPDTKPPPFLQYSDHDSNGMDTKDTFERHQLQGSTDHPSESAGKRDVSTFNLKQSPKDASLPQANKGNALPSQTFPSLLSSKQPSVVMTQKPTAYVRPMDGQDQMVSESPELKPSPEPYESLPELINKSDVGKTKILPQFLETRTNEVLCVEDILREMTHSWPPLLTAIHTPNTGEPIKSPFPAKESEHISSCPEQKNYPKEYSPVHPSQIIQQSPSFSFEAAHSRGVDSTSSSDSESSSRSESDSESTIEDPPQLPVGNSVKAEPDAPAVSHGDWQLGNWIRSSQQNSSIESRSGVHVSDSLAHKQLPPTQSSKPSFSVEVVDTTRESKPQPSSQLKEFTDKHAKLQQHSESPLDNCNYQSSQKKNSVDSNSCSSSRKLSCNTHSSKPAQAGFPDCKEAAISVKCEEVVATQDKDPLFTDRPKVKTKTGHSKKSKDNSDTKRNSKMTSKHKSLDKAKAGSEPVVTVMLCGHCPSCGLQYPNPCSCHTQSPAQPDQLPPSLPLGISCTKPKLETICQKGTKVSNKTTHKQCKNTGQTAKSSLDPHRPPRSLLVKVDLSLLSRVPQTSGNHQEIPISAKRSALIIEQDGGGSDASATHKPTKTSKKSVSQNVEIDHTPLPRKKRRLDSKNASSTHASVKLECSSNSNEDRARKKAKKIPVPLLQPLTPKNAAKGPKVHIRSTGEAQESSKKALKSIDTHNPKKTRAKQTEDPRFEKKPPKSSLTIPSSSFSSSSSKPTMEALSNRPLVRFEDRHYPVKHYIKEAKKLKHKADAESDKHSKAFNYLDAAMYFVESGIAMEKDPHISMSSYTMFAETVELLKFVLKLKNSLDPCASPSEKDFLALCLKCQSLLQMSMFRHKHKTALKYSKTLTDHFSNSTTLDPPVLTQKVTDTPSYKPNMPSPANTSTSSGPASHHSGSGLVVDTVCSTVAIPQAIGQVAFTYVNITMLFLSAHDIWEQAEELAQKGSGMLADLDTVMGQLSLTSSMTSMVRYTRQGVHWLRLDSLKVK from the exons ATGACAACCAACTTTGGATGTTGTGAGAGGCGCACCATGGCATCTCAGCCGAG CACATACAATGAGAAAAGGAACCGTCTTCGCCTCCAAGCATGGGAACAGAGGAACCAAGAAACAAGCCAAACCAAAGGACTCCACCATGATCATGTGCCACTCTTTAGGGAACCATACAAA ACAAACAAAGGGGATGAGCTTTCCAATCGAATCCAGAGGATGCTGGGCAGTTATGAAGATGTGAATAATCCATATCCCTTTGCCATTGATCCTCTACCCATTCCTactgttgtcaccttctcacAGTCAGATCAGGGTCAGCCAAACACCAATAAACCAACCAAACCTCCATTCCATAACCAAGTCCATTACAGGTCCACCCAAAGTCAGAAATCCCCCTCTAGTAACGTTTACTCCTCTCAGCCCATGGGGACGTTCACTACCTCTTCTCCTAACCACCATGGTCTAACATCAGATTTCTCAAATGTGTCTTTGAACCACAGTCAGCTCAGCTTCTCAGCACATCAACAAAAGAGTGAAGCCCACTCAGATCTTATAGAGCGTGGTAGCCTTCCCCAGGAAATGTCTTCTCAGTCTCCTGATACTAAGCCTCCACCCTTCCTACAATACAGTGACCATGATTCCAATGGCATGGACACTAAGGACACCTTTGAAAGACATCAACTTCAAGGTTCCACAGATCACCCCTCTGAGTCTGCCGGCAAAAGGGATGTCTCCACATTTAACCTAAAACAGTCCCCCAAAGATGCATCTCTGCCTCAAGCCAACAAGGGTAACGCACTACCTTCCCAGACCTTCCCTTCACTCCTGTCGTCGAAGCAGCCCAGCGTAGTCATGACCCAGAAGCCAACAGCGTATGTGCGGCCCATGGATGGTCAGGACCAAATGGTCAGCGAGTCACCTGAGCTGAAGCCTTCGCCAGAGCCATATGAATCTCTCCCGGAGTTAATCAACAAATCTGACGTGGGCAAAACGAAGATACTGCCACAATTTTTGGAG ACAAGGACAAATGAAGTTCTTTGTGTTGAGGACATCTTGAGG GAAATGACCCACTCGTGGCCCCCTCTCTTGACAGCTATACACACACCTAACACAGGTGAACCCATAAAGTCCCCGTTCCCAGCCAAG GAATCAGAGCATATCTCCTCATGTCCAGAACAAA aaaaCTATCCTAAAGAATACTCTCCTGTACATCCATCCCAGATCATCCAGCAGAGCCCCTCATT TTCATTTGAAGCAGCCCATTCCAGAGGGGTAGACTCCACTAGCTCCAGCGACTCGGAGAGTAGCTCAAGATCAGAGTCGGACAGTGAAAGCACCATCGAGGATCCACCTCAACTTCCTGTGGGAAACTCTGTTAAAGCCGAG ccGGATGCTCCAGCAGTGTCCCATGGGGATTGGCAGTTGGGGAACTGGATCAGGTCCAGCCAGCAGAACTCTAGCATTGAAAGTCGAAGTGGTGTACATGTCTCTGACAGCCTAGCGCACAAACAGCTACCGCCCACTCAAAGTTCCAAGCCCTCGTTCAGTGTAGAGGTGGTTGACACCACCAGGGAATCTAAACCTCAGCCTTCTTCTCAGCTGAAAGAGTTTACTGATAAGCATGCAAAACTCCAGCAGCATAGTGAAAGCCCCCTGGACAACTGTAACTATCAAAgtagccaaaaaaaaaactctgttgaCTCGAACAGCTGTAGCAGTTCCAGGAAACTTTCATGCAACACACACTCCTCAAAACCAGCACAAGCAGGTTTCCCAGATTGCAAAGAAGCAGCTATCAGTGTGAAGTGTGAGGAAGTTGTCGCCACACAAGACAAAGACCCCCTTTTCACAGATAGACCCAAGGTTAAGACAAAAACAGGACATAGCAAGAAAAGCAAGGACAACAGTGACACTAAAAGAAACAGTAAGATGACTTCCAAACACAAGTCACTTGACAAAGCGAAGGCTGGATCAGAGCCTGTTGTCACGGTGATGCTGTGTGGTCATTGTCCATCGTGTGGTTTACAATATCCTAACCCCTGCTCCTGCCACACTCAAAGTCCTGCTCAGCCTGACCAGCTGCCTCCTTCCCTGCCACTCGGAATAAGTTGCACCAAACCAAAGTTAGAGACCATTTGCCAGAAGGGCACCAAGGTCTCTAACAAAACAACTCACAAGCAATGCAAGAATACAGGGCAGACAGCCAAGAGTTCTCTGGACCCCCACAGGCCTCCTCGATCCTTGCTGGTGAAGGTTGATCTAAGTCTGCTCTCAAGAGTCCCCCAGACCTCTGGCAACCACCAGGAGATACCCATCAGTGCAAAGAGATCAGCACTGATCATAGAGCAAGATGGAGGGGGCAGTGATGCTTCTGCAACACACAAACCCACCAAAACCAGCAAAAAGAGTGTATCACAAAAT GTTGAGATAGACCATACACCTCTTCCCAGGAAGAAACGGAGGCTGGACAGCAAGAATGCCTCATCAACTCATGCGTCTGTCAAACTAGA ATGTTCCAGCAATTCAAACGAGGACAGAGCGcgaaagaaagcaaagaaaattCCTGTTCCTTTGCTGCAGCCTCTGACTCCCAAAAATGCTGCTAAAGGTCCAAAGGTGCACATACGCAGTACTGGAGAGGCCCAGGAGTCTAGTAAGAAGGCTCTGAAGAGCATCGACACCCATAATCCCAAGAAGACTAGGGCAAAGCAAACAGAAGATCCACGATTTGAAAAG AAGCCCCCAAAGAGCAGCCTCACCatcccatcatcatcattctcatcatcatcatc aaagCCCACAATGGAAGCTTTGagcaacaggcccctggtcaGATTTGAGGACAG GCATTATCCTGTAAAGCATTACATAAAGGAGGCCAAAAAGCTGAAGCACAAAGCAGATGCAGAA TCAGATAAGCACAGTAAAGCGTTCAACTACCTGGATGCAGCCATGTACTTTGTTGAAAGTGGCATCGCGATGGAAAAAGATCCACACATTTCAATGTCTTCCTACACTATGTTTGCAGAGACAGTGGAACTGCTCAA GTTTGTACTGAAACTTAAAAACTCATTGGACCCCTGTGCTTCACCTTCAGAAAAGGACTTTTTAGCATTATG TTTGAAGTGCCAGTCTCTCCTGCAGATGTCTATGTTTCgccacaaacacaaaactgcacTCAAGTATTCAAAGACCCTCACTGATCACTTCAGT AACTCAACAACTCTCGATCCTCCTGTTTTAACACAAAA AGTCACAGACACCCCGTCCTACAAGCCCAACATGCCGTCTCCAGCCAACACATCCACCAGTTCCGGCCCGGCCTCCCACCACAGTGGCAGCGGGCTGGTTGTGGACACTGTCTGCAGCACTGTGGCAATTCCCCAGGCCATTGGACAGGTGGCATTCACCTACGTCAACATCACTATGTTATTCTTGAGCGCACATGACATCTGGGAGCAGGCAGAGGAGCTGGCACAAAAAGGCAGCG GAATGCTGGCAGACCTGGACACAGTTATGGGCCAATTGAGCCTAACGTCAAGTATGACCTCTATGGTCCGTTACACGAGACAAGGCGTCCACTGGCTGAGGCTGGACAGCCTGAAGGTAAAGTGA
- the aff1 gene encoding AF4/FMR2 family member 4 isoform X5 — protein MTTNFGCCERRTMASQPSTYNEKRNRLRLQAWEQRNQETSQTKGLHHDHVPLFREPYKTNKGDELSNRIQRMLGSYEDVNNPYPFAIDPLPIPTVVTFSQSDQGQPNTNKPTKPPFHNQVHYRSTQSQKSPSSNVYSSQPMGTFTTSSPNHHGLTSDFSNVSLNHSQLSFSAHQQKSEAHSDLIERGSLPQEMSSQSPDTKPPPFLQYSDHDSNGMDTKDTFERHQLQGSTDHPSESAGKRDVSTFNLKQSPKDASLPQANKGNALPSQTFPSLLSSKQPSVVMTQKPTAYVRPMDGQDQMVSESPELKPSPEPYESLPELINKSDVGKTKILPQFLETRTNEVLCVEDILREMTHSWPPLLTAIHTPNTGEPIKSPFPAKESEHISSCPEQKNYPKEYSPVHPSQIIQQSPSFSFEAAHSRGVDSTSSSDSESSSRSESDSESTIEDPPQLPVGNSVKAEPDAPAVSHGDWQLGNWIRSSQQNSSIESRSGVHVSDSLAHKQLPPTQSSKPSFSVEVVDTTRESKPQPSSQLKEFTDKHAKLQQHSESPLDNCNYQSSQKKNSVDSNSCSSSRKLSCNTHSSKPAQAGFPDCKEAAISVKCEEVVATQDKDPLFTDRPKVKTKTGHSKKSKDNSDTKRNSKMTSKHKSLDKAKAGSEPVVTVMLCGHCPSCGLQYPNPCSCHTQSPAQPDQLPPSLPLGISCTKPKLETICQKGTKVSNKTTHKQCKNTGQTAKSSLDPHRPPRSLLVKVDLSLLSRVPQTSGNHQEIPISAKRSALIIEQDGGGSDASATHKPTKTSKKSVSQNVEIDHTPLPRKKRRLDSKNASSTHASVKLECSSNSNEDRARKKAKKIPVPLLQPLTPKNAAKGPKVHIRSTGEAQESSKKALKSIDTHNPKKTRAKQTEDPRFEKKKPPKSSLTIPSSSKPTMEALSNRPLVRFEDRHYPVKHYIKEAKKLKHKADAESDKHSKAFNYLDAAMYFVESGIAMEKDPHISMSSYTMFAETVELLKFVLKLKNSLDPCASPSEKDFLALCLKCQSLLQMSMFRHKHKTALKYSKTLTDHFSNSTTLDPPVLTQKVTDTPSYKPNMPSPANTSTSSGPASHHSGSGLVVDTVCSTVAIPQAIGQVAFTYVNITMLFLSAHDIWEQAEELAQKGSGMLADLDTVMGQLSLTSSMTSMVRYTRQGVHWLRLDSLKVK, from the exons ATGACAACCAACTTTGGATGTTGTGAGAGGCGCACCATGGCATCTCAGCCGAG CACATACAATGAGAAAAGGAACCGTCTTCGCCTCCAAGCATGGGAACAGAGGAACCAAGAAACAAGCCAAACCAAAGGACTCCACCATGATCATGTGCCACTCTTTAGGGAACCATACAAA ACAAACAAAGGGGATGAGCTTTCCAATCGAATCCAGAGGATGCTGGGCAGTTATGAAGATGTGAATAATCCATATCCCTTTGCCATTGATCCTCTACCCATTCCTactgttgtcaccttctcacAGTCAGATCAGGGTCAGCCAAACACCAATAAACCAACCAAACCTCCATTCCATAACCAAGTCCATTACAGGTCCACCCAAAGTCAGAAATCCCCCTCTAGTAACGTTTACTCCTCTCAGCCCATGGGGACGTTCACTACCTCTTCTCCTAACCACCATGGTCTAACATCAGATTTCTCAAATGTGTCTTTGAACCACAGTCAGCTCAGCTTCTCAGCACATCAACAAAAGAGTGAAGCCCACTCAGATCTTATAGAGCGTGGTAGCCTTCCCCAGGAAATGTCTTCTCAGTCTCCTGATACTAAGCCTCCACCCTTCCTACAATACAGTGACCATGATTCCAATGGCATGGACACTAAGGACACCTTTGAAAGACATCAACTTCAAGGTTCCACAGATCACCCCTCTGAGTCTGCCGGCAAAAGGGATGTCTCCACATTTAACCTAAAACAGTCCCCCAAAGATGCATCTCTGCCTCAAGCCAACAAGGGTAACGCACTACCTTCCCAGACCTTCCCTTCACTCCTGTCGTCGAAGCAGCCCAGCGTAGTCATGACCCAGAAGCCAACAGCGTATGTGCGGCCCATGGATGGTCAGGACCAAATGGTCAGCGAGTCACCTGAGCTGAAGCCTTCGCCAGAGCCATATGAATCTCTCCCGGAGTTAATCAACAAATCTGACGTGGGCAAAACGAAGATACTGCCACAATTTTTGGAG ACAAGGACAAATGAAGTTCTTTGTGTTGAGGACATCTTGAGG GAAATGACCCACTCGTGGCCCCCTCTCTTGACAGCTATACACACACCTAACACAGGTGAACCCATAAAGTCCCCGTTCCCAGCCAAG GAATCAGAGCATATCTCCTCATGTCCAGAACAAA aaaaCTATCCTAAAGAATACTCTCCTGTACATCCATCCCAGATCATCCAGCAGAGCCCCTCATT TTCATTTGAAGCAGCCCATTCCAGAGGGGTAGACTCCACTAGCTCCAGCGACTCGGAGAGTAGCTCAAGATCAGAGTCGGACAGTGAAAGCACCATCGAGGATCCACCTCAACTTCCTGTGGGAAACTCTGTTAAAGCCGAG ccGGATGCTCCAGCAGTGTCCCATGGGGATTGGCAGTTGGGGAACTGGATCAGGTCCAGCCAGCAGAACTCTAGCATTGAAAGTCGAAGTGGTGTACATGTCTCTGACAGCCTAGCGCACAAACAGCTACCGCCCACTCAAAGTTCCAAGCCCTCGTTCAGTGTAGAGGTGGTTGACACCACCAGGGAATCTAAACCTCAGCCTTCTTCTCAGCTGAAAGAGTTTACTGATAAGCATGCAAAACTCCAGCAGCATAGTGAAAGCCCCCTGGACAACTGTAACTATCAAAgtagccaaaaaaaaaactctgttgaCTCGAACAGCTGTAGCAGTTCCAGGAAACTTTCATGCAACACACACTCCTCAAAACCAGCACAAGCAGGTTTCCCAGATTGCAAAGAAGCAGCTATCAGTGTGAAGTGTGAGGAAGTTGTCGCCACACAAGACAAAGACCCCCTTTTCACAGATAGACCCAAGGTTAAGACAAAAACAGGACATAGCAAGAAAAGCAAGGACAACAGTGACACTAAAAGAAACAGTAAGATGACTTCCAAACACAAGTCACTTGACAAAGCGAAGGCTGGATCAGAGCCTGTTGTCACGGTGATGCTGTGTGGTCATTGTCCATCGTGTGGTTTACAATATCCTAACCCCTGCTCCTGCCACACTCAAAGTCCTGCTCAGCCTGACCAGCTGCCTCCTTCCCTGCCACTCGGAATAAGTTGCACCAAACCAAAGTTAGAGACCATTTGCCAGAAGGGCACCAAGGTCTCTAACAAAACAACTCACAAGCAATGCAAGAATACAGGGCAGACAGCCAAGAGTTCTCTGGACCCCCACAGGCCTCCTCGATCCTTGCTGGTGAAGGTTGATCTAAGTCTGCTCTCAAGAGTCCCCCAGACCTCTGGCAACCACCAGGAGATACCCATCAGTGCAAAGAGATCAGCACTGATCATAGAGCAAGATGGAGGGGGCAGTGATGCTTCTGCAACACACAAACCCACCAAAACCAGCAAAAAGAGTGTATCACAAAAT GTTGAGATAGACCATACACCTCTTCCCAGGAAGAAACGGAGGCTGGACAGCAAGAATGCCTCATCAACTCATGCGTCTGTCAAACTAGA ATGTTCCAGCAATTCAAACGAGGACAGAGCGcgaaagaaagcaaagaaaattCCTGTTCCTTTGCTGCAGCCTCTGACTCCCAAAAATGCTGCTAAAGGTCCAAAGGTGCACATACGCAGTACTGGAGAGGCCCAGGAGTCTAGTAAGAAGGCTCTGAAGAGCATCGACACCCATAATCCCAAGAAGACTAGGGCAAAGCAAACAGAAGATCCACGATTTGAAAAG AAGAAGCCCCCAAAGAGCAGCCTCACCatcccatcatcatc aaagCCCACAATGGAAGCTTTGagcaacaggcccctggtcaGATTTGAGGACAG GCATTATCCTGTAAAGCATTACATAAAGGAGGCCAAAAAGCTGAAGCACAAAGCAGATGCAGAA TCAGATAAGCACAGTAAAGCGTTCAACTACCTGGATGCAGCCATGTACTTTGTTGAAAGTGGCATCGCGATGGAAAAAGATCCACACATTTCAATGTCTTCCTACACTATGTTTGCAGAGACAGTGGAACTGCTCAA GTTTGTACTGAAACTTAAAAACTCATTGGACCCCTGTGCTTCACCTTCAGAAAAGGACTTTTTAGCATTATG TTTGAAGTGCCAGTCTCTCCTGCAGATGTCTATGTTTCgccacaaacacaaaactgcacTCAAGTATTCAAAGACCCTCACTGATCACTTCAGT AACTCAACAACTCTCGATCCTCCTGTTTTAACACAAAA AGTCACAGACACCCCGTCCTACAAGCCCAACATGCCGTCTCCAGCCAACACATCCACCAGTTCCGGCCCGGCCTCCCACCACAGTGGCAGCGGGCTGGTTGTGGACACTGTCTGCAGCACTGTGGCAATTCCCCAGGCCATTGGACAGGTGGCATTCACCTACGTCAACATCACTATGTTATTCTTGAGCGCACATGACATCTGGGAGCAGGCAGAGGAGCTGGCACAAAAAGGCAGCG GAATGCTGGCAGACCTGGACACAGTTATGGGCCAATTGAGCCTAACGTCAAGTATGACCTCTATGGTCCGTTACACGAGACAAGGCGTCCACTGGCTGAGGCTGGACAGCCTGAAGGTAAAGTGA
- the aff1 gene encoding AF4/FMR2 family member 4 isoform X3: MTTNFGCCERRTMASQPSTYNEKRNRLRLQAWEQRNQETSQTKGLHHDHVPLFREPYKTNKGDELSNRIQRMLGSYEDVNNPYPFAIDPLPIPTVVTFSQSDQGQPNTNKPTKPPFHNQVHYRSTQSQKSPSSNVYSSQPMGTFTTSSPNHHGLTSDFSNVSLNHSQLSFSAHQQKSEAHSDLIERGSLPQEMSSQSPDTKPPPFLQYSDHDSNGMDTKDTFERHQLQGSTDHPSESAGKRDVSTFNLKQSPKDASLPQANKGNALPSQTFPSLLSSKQPSVVMTQKPTAYVRPMDGQDQMVSESPELKPSPEPYESLPELINKSDVGKTKILPQFLETRTNEVLCVEDILREMTHSWPPLLTAIHTPNTGEPIKSPFPAKESEHISSCPEQKNYPKEYSPVHPSQIIQQSPSFSFEAAHSRGVDSTSSSDSESSSRSESDSESTIEDPPQLPVGNSVKAEPDAPAVSHGDWQLGNWIRSSQQNSSIESRSGVHVSDSLAHKQLPPTQSSKPSFSVEVVDTTRESKPQPSSQLKEFTDKHAKLQQHSESPLDNCNYQSSQKKNSVDSNSCSSSRKLSCNTHSSKPAQAGFPDCKEAAISVKCEEVVATQDKDPLFTDRPKVKTKTGHSKKSKDNSDTKRNSKMTSKHKSLDKAKAGSEPVVTVMLCGHCPSCGLQYPNPCSCHTQSPAQPDQLPPSLPLGISCTKPKLETICQKGTKVSNKTTHKQCKNTGQTAKSSLDPHRPPRSLLVKVDLSLLSRVPQTSGNHQEIPISAKRSALIIEQDGGGSDASATHKPTKTSKKSVSQNVEIDHTPLPRKKRRLDSKNASSTHASVKLECSSNSNEDRARKKAKKIPVPLLQPLTPKNAAKGPKVHIRSTGEAQESSKKALKSIDTHNPKKTRAKQTEDPRFEKKKPPKSSLTIPSSSFSSSSSKPTMEALSNRPLVRFEDRHYPVKHYIKEAKKLKHKADAESDKHSKAFNYLDAAMYFVESGIAMEKDPHISMSSYTMFAETVELLKFVLKLKNSLDPCASPSEKDFLALCLKCQSLLQMSMFRHKHKTALKYSKTLTDHFSNSTTLDPPVLTQKVTDTPSYKPNMPSPANTSTSSGPASHHSGSGLVVDTVCSTVAIPQAIGQVAFTYVNITMLFLSAHDIWEQAEELAQKGSGMLADLDTVMGQLSLTSSMTSMVRYTRQGVHWLRLDSLKVK; encoded by the exons ATGACAACCAACTTTGGATGTTGTGAGAGGCGCACCATGGCATCTCAGCCGAG CACATACAATGAGAAAAGGAACCGTCTTCGCCTCCAAGCATGGGAACAGAGGAACCAAGAAACAAGCCAAACCAAAGGACTCCACCATGATCATGTGCCACTCTTTAGGGAACCATACAAA ACAAACAAAGGGGATGAGCTTTCCAATCGAATCCAGAGGATGCTGGGCAGTTATGAAGATGTGAATAATCCATATCCCTTTGCCATTGATCCTCTACCCATTCCTactgttgtcaccttctcacAGTCAGATCAGGGTCAGCCAAACACCAATAAACCAACCAAACCTCCATTCCATAACCAAGTCCATTACAGGTCCACCCAAAGTCAGAAATCCCCCTCTAGTAACGTTTACTCCTCTCAGCCCATGGGGACGTTCACTACCTCTTCTCCTAACCACCATGGTCTAACATCAGATTTCTCAAATGTGTCTTTGAACCACAGTCAGCTCAGCTTCTCAGCACATCAACAAAAGAGTGAAGCCCACTCAGATCTTATAGAGCGTGGTAGCCTTCCCCAGGAAATGTCTTCTCAGTCTCCTGATACTAAGCCTCCACCCTTCCTACAATACAGTGACCATGATTCCAATGGCATGGACACTAAGGACACCTTTGAAAGACATCAACTTCAAGGTTCCACAGATCACCCCTCTGAGTCTGCCGGCAAAAGGGATGTCTCCACATTTAACCTAAAACAGTCCCCCAAAGATGCATCTCTGCCTCAAGCCAACAAGGGTAACGCACTACCTTCCCAGACCTTCCCTTCACTCCTGTCGTCGAAGCAGCCCAGCGTAGTCATGACCCAGAAGCCAACAGCGTATGTGCGGCCCATGGATGGTCAGGACCAAATGGTCAGCGAGTCACCTGAGCTGAAGCCTTCGCCAGAGCCATATGAATCTCTCCCGGAGTTAATCAACAAATCTGACGTGGGCAAAACGAAGATACTGCCACAATTTTTGGAG ACAAGGACAAATGAAGTTCTTTGTGTTGAGGACATCTTGAGG GAAATGACCCACTCGTGGCCCCCTCTCTTGACAGCTATACACACACCTAACACAGGTGAACCCATAAAGTCCCCGTTCCCAGCCAAG GAATCAGAGCATATCTCCTCATGTCCAGAACAAA aaaaCTATCCTAAAGAATACTCTCCTGTACATCCATCCCAGATCATCCAGCAGAGCCCCTCATT TTCATTTGAAGCAGCCCATTCCAGAGGGGTAGACTCCACTAGCTCCAGCGACTCGGAGAGTAGCTCAAGATCAGAGTCGGACAGTGAAAGCACCATCGAGGATCCACCTCAACTTCCTGTGGGAAACTCTGTTAAAGCCGAG ccGGATGCTCCAGCAGTGTCCCATGGGGATTGGCAGTTGGGGAACTGGATCAGGTCCAGCCAGCAGAACTCTAGCATTGAAAGTCGAAGTGGTGTACATGTCTCTGACAGCCTAGCGCACAAACAGCTACCGCCCACTCAAAGTTCCAAGCCCTCGTTCAGTGTAGAGGTGGTTGACACCACCAGGGAATCTAAACCTCAGCCTTCTTCTCAGCTGAAAGAGTTTACTGATAAGCATGCAAAACTCCAGCAGCATAGTGAAAGCCCCCTGGACAACTGTAACTATCAAAgtagccaaaaaaaaaactctgttgaCTCGAACAGCTGTAGCAGTTCCAGGAAACTTTCATGCAACACACACTCCTCAAAACCAGCACAAGCAGGTTTCCCAGATTGCAAAGAAGCAGCTATCAGTGTGAAGTGTGAGGAAGTTGTCGCCACACAAGACAAAGACCCCCTTTTCACAGATAGACCCAAGGTTAAGACAAAAACAGGACATAGCAAGAAAAGCAAGGACAACAGTGACACTAAAAGAAACAGTAAGATGACTTCCAAACACAAGTCACTTGACAAAGCGAAGGCTGGATCAGAGCCTGTTGTCACGGTGATGCTGTGTGGTCATTGTCCATCGTGTGGTTTACAATATCCTAACCCCTGCTCCTGCCACACTCAAAGTCCTGCTCAGCCTGACCAGCTGCCTCCTTCCCTGCCACTCGGAATAAGTTGCACCAAACCAAAGTTAGAGACCATTTGCCAGAAGGGCACCAAGGTCTCTAACAAAACAACTCACAAGCAATGCAAGAATACAGGGCAGACAGCCAAGAGTTCTCTGGACCCCCACAGGCCTCCTCGATCCTTGCTGGTGAAGGTTGATCTAAGTCTGCTCTCAAGAGTCCCCCAGACCTCTGGCAACCACCAGGAGATACCCATCAGTGCAAAGAGATCAGCACTGATCATAGAGCAAGATGGAGGGGGCAGTGATGCTTCTGCAACACACAAACCCACCAAAACCAGCAAAAAGAGTGTATCACAAAAT GTTGAGATAGACCATACACCTCTTCCCAGGAAGAAACGGAGGCTGGACAGCAAGAATGCCTCATCAACTCATGCGTCTGTCAAACTAGA ATGTTCCAGCAATTCAAACGAGGACAGAGCGcgaaagaaagcaaagaaaattCCTGTTCCTTTGCTGCAGCCTCTGACTCCCAAAAATGCTGCTAAAGGTCCAAAGGTGCACATACGCAGTACTGGAGAGGCCCAGGAGTCTAGTAAGAAGGCTCTGAAGAGCATCGACACCCATAATCCCAAGAAGACTAGGGCAAAGCAAACAGAAGATCCACGATTTGAAAAG AAGAAGCCCCCAAAGAGCAGCCTCACCatcccatcatcatcattctcatcatcatcatc aaagCCCACAATGGAAGCTTTGagcaacaggcccctggtcaGATTTGAGGACAG GCATTATCCTGTAAAGCATTACATAAAGGAGGCCAAAAAGCTGAAGCACAAAGCAGATGCAGAA TCAGATAAGCACAGTAAAGCGTTCAACTACCTGGATGCAGCCATGTACTTTGTTGAAAGTGGCATCGCGATGGAAAAAGATCCACACATTTCAATGTCTTCCTACACTATGTTTGCAGAGACAGTGGAACTGCTCAA GTTTGTACTGAAACTTAAAAACTCATTGGACCCCTGTGCTTCACCTTCAGAAAAGGACTTTTTAGCATTATG TTTGAAGTGCCAGTCTCTCCTGCAGATGTCTATGTTTCgccacaaacacaaaactgcacTCAAGTATTCAAAGACCCTCACTGATCACTTCAGT AACTCAACAACTCTCGATCCTCCTGTTTTAACACAAAA AGTCACAGACACCCCGTCCTACAAGCCCAACATGCCGTCTCCAGCCAACACATCCACCAGTTCCGGCCCGGCCTCCCACCACAGTGGCAGCGGGCTGGTTGTGGACACTGTCTGCAGCACTGTGGCAATTCCCCAGGCCATTGGACAGGTGGCATTCACCTACGTCAACATCACTATGTTATTCTTGAGCGCACATGACATCTGGGAGCAGGCAGAGGAGCTGGCACAAAAAGGCAGCG GAATGCTGGCAGACCTGGACACAGTTATGGGCCAATTGAGCCTAACGTCAAGTATGACCTCTATGGTCCGTTACACGAGACAAGGCGTCCACTGGCTGAGGCTGGACAGCCTGAAGGTAAAGTGA